A DNA window from Methanobacterium sp. contains the following coding sequences:
- a CDS encoding Gfo/Idh/MocA family oxidoreductase, whose product MNKVNVGVIGVGAMGVHHARVYSELENANLMAISDLMREKSEEVANQYNTRGFVDYMDILKMPEIDAVSVCVPTTHHFNVVMDAIEHGKHVLVEKPIAFTLREAEAMVKAAKDEGVKLATGHVERFNPAVGKAKELIKDNVIGEVVSASAKRVGPFPPRIKDVGVIIDLAIHDVDIMYHLFDSPISRIYANMGSKLEKCEYEDHAEIMSSFKNGIIGMLEVNWLTPYKKRKLEITGVDGIISIDYIDQTVHVYGKSTQNVDIEYKEPLREELSSFLNAVDNGEDPKITGKDGIYALKVVTAAMKSAKDNLPVEINGY is encoded by the coding sequence CTATATCTGATCTTATGAGAGAAAAATCAGAGGAAGTTGCTAACCAATACAATACACGGGGATTTGTAGATTATATGGATATTCTTAAAATGCCTGAAATAGATGCTGTTAGTGTATGTGTTCCTACTACTCATCATTTTAATGTTGTTATGGATGCAATAGAGCATGGTAAACATGTATTGGTAGAAAAACCAATAGCATTTACCTTAAGAGAAGCAGAAGCTATGGTAAAAGCTGCAAAAGATGAAGGTGTTAAACTTGCAACTGGGCACGTTGAAAGATTCAACCCTGCTGTAGGAAAGGCAAAAGAACTTATAAAAGATAATGTTATCGGTGAAGTTGTATCTGCATCTGCAAAAAGAGTAGGTCCATTTCCTCCACGAATTAAAGATGTTGGAGTTATAATAGACCTTGCAATACACGACGTAGACATAATGTACCACCTTTTTGACAGCCCAATATCTCGAATATATGCTAATATGGGAAGCAAACTTGAAAAATGTGAATATGAAGACCATGCAGAAATAATGAGCAGTTTTAAAAACGGCATTATTGGTATGCTCGAAGTGAACTGGCTTACACCATACAAAAAGAGGAAATTAGAAATAACAGGTGTAGATGGAATAATTTCCATTGATTATATCGATCAAACAGTTCATGTATACGGAAAATCTACCCAAAATGTAGATATAGAGTACAAAGAACCATTAAGGGAAGAATTAAGTTCATTTTTAAATGCAGTGGATAACGGTGAAGATCCTAAGATCACTGGTAAAGACGGAATATATGCACTTAAAGTTGTAACTGCAGCCATGAAATCTGCAAAAGATAATCTTCCTGTTGAAATAAACGGTTACTAA
- a CDS encoding orotate phosphoribosyltransferase-like protein: MNEELIKRAYELRSRGFTTGEIADELNVSKDTARWLILQVTGKKMEEGTQKAPVDFAINWKNLGSSSTRMMHVSAAMADLALEYGDVEVVVGITVSGVPFATMMAEIIDANITIFHPIKHRKEEDARGAISSNFASVEGKKVVIVDDVITSGRTVNEAINILNDLGANPLCAVVLIDKKGIDEIEGVPVESLIRVSRLG, translated from the coding sequence ATGAATGAAGAGCTTATAAAAAGGGCTTATGAACTAAGAAGCAGGGGCTTTACCACTGGAGAAATAGCAGATGAACTTAATGTCTCTAAGGACACCGCCAGATGGCTTATTTTACAGGTAACTGGTAAAAAAATGGAAGAAGGAACCCAAAAAGCTCCAGTTGATTTCGCCATAAACTGGAAAAACTTAGGTAGCAGTTCTACACGAATGATGCATGTATCTGCAGCCATGGCTGATTTAGCTTTAGAATATGGTGATGTTGAAGTAGTAGTAGGTATAACTGTAAGTGGAGTACCATTTGCAACCATGATGGCAGAAATAATAGATGCAAATATAACCATATTCCACCCTATAAAACACAGAAAAGAGGAAGATGCAAGGGGAGCAATAAGCAGTAACTTTGCATCAGTTGAAGGTAAAAAAGTCGTAATTGTGGATGACGTTATAACAAGCGGAAGAACTGTAAACGAAGCGATAAATATATTAAACGACCTTGGAGCAAATCCGCTTTGTGCTGTTGTTTTGATTGATAAAAAAGGAATAGATGAGATTGAAGGCGTTCCTGTTGAGTCATTGATTCGTGTAAGCAGGTTAGGATAA
- the prf1 gene encoding peptide chain release factor aRF-1, with translation MAEVSSKELYEFKRTIEELADKKGRGTELVSVYIPPDKQVSDVVKHMREELSQSANIKSKQTKKNVQSAIEVIVQKLKLFPKPPEHGLLLFVGMIPKGGPGTEKMETYVFEPPEVIQTYTYHCNSEFYLEPLQDMLDVKETYGLAVLDRKEATIAVLRGKRIDIVKTLTSGVPGKHKAGGQSQRRFDRLIDLAAHEFLKRIGHHINDAFLPIPDLKGVVLGGPGHTKEEFLEGDYMHYEIKNKVITTVDTSYTGEFGIREVIDKSMDVLNEMDIMREKKLVQRFLKELINEDGLSSYGEKDVRRNLEMGAVEVLLLSEDVSYKRETCECPACAYTEGKTIKKSEEIENEQCPQCGEIMKVVGTRDIIDEFVDMAEEGGSDVEIISTETEEGIQLLRAFGGIAAILRYRT, from the coding sequence TTGGCTGAAGTGTCATCAAAAGAGTTATACGAGTTTAAAAGAACGATTGAAGAACTCGCAGATAAAAAAGGAAGGGGAACTGAACTTGTATCAGTTTATATTCCTCCAGATAAGCAAGTGAGTGATGTTGTAAAGCACATGAGAGAAGAATTAAGTCAAAGTGCTAACATTAAGAGTAAACAAACCAAAAAGAATGTACAGTCTGCAATTGAAGTAATCGTGCAAAAATTGAAGTTATTCCCAAAACCTCCGGAACATGGATTACTTCTTTTTGTTGGGATGATCCCTAAGGGCGGTCCTGGTACTGAAAAAATGGAAACTTACGTTTTTGAGCCGCCAGAAGTTATACAAACTTACACATATCACTGTAATTCTGAATTTTATCTGGAACCGCTTCAGGATATGTTGGATGTAAAGGAAACATATGGGCTTGCGGTACTGGACAGAAAAGAAGCTACAATTGCTGTCTTACGTGGTAAACGAATTGATATTGTTAAAACATTAACTAGTGGTGTTCCAGGTAAGCACAAAGCAGGTGGACAATCTCAGCGAAGGTTTGATCGTTTAATTGACCTTGCAGCTCATGAGTTCTTAAAAAGAATAGGGCATCATATTAACGATGCTTTCTTACCAATCCCTGACTTAAAAGGAGTAGTACTGGGTGGACCAGGACATACTAAGGAAGAGTTCCTTGAAGGGGATTATATGCATTATGAAATTAAAAATAAGGTTATAACCACTGTAGATACATCATACACTGGTGAATTTGGTATAAGGGAAGTCATCGACAAGTCCATGGACGTTTTAAATGAAATGGATATCATGCGTGAAAAAAAGCTTGTACAACGGTTTTTAAAGGAACTCATAAACGAAGATGGGCTTTCATCTTATGGAGAAAAAGATGTAAGGCGAAATCTTGAAATGGGTGCAGTTGAAGTCCTTCTTTTATCTGAAGATGTTAGTTACAAGCGTGAAACATGTGAATGCCCTGCATGTGCGTATACTGAAGGAAAAACTATTAAAAAATCTGAAGAAATAGAAAACGAGCAGTGCCCTCAGTGTGGAGAAATAATGAAAGTGGTTGGAACAAGGGACATCATCGATGAATTCGTTGACATGGCTGAAGAAGGCGGATCTGATGTTGAGATAATTTCAACTGAAACAGAGGAAGGAATACAGTTATTACGTGCATTTGGTGGTATTGCTGCTATACTTAGATATAGAACATAA
- the pyrH gene encoding UMP kinase encodes MKIVVAVGGSIIIKENNHEKFKDYADVLRSMNDEHKLFIVVGGGKPAREYIGIARDLGVSEAACDDIGIDVTRLNAKLLIMALEEDAYPKVAKNFHEAMEFSVSGKIVVMGGTEPAHSTDAVSSILAEFVNADLLINATSVDGLYDKDPNKNSDAKMFEKITPTEMMSILSSKETKAGTYEFFDSTAIQIIKRSKIKTRIVNGKHAENIQKAVSSEIGTTIIHE; translated from the coding sequence ATGAAAATTGTGGTCGCAGTAGGCGGATCTATAATAATTAAAGAGAATAACCATGAAAAATTTAAAGATTATGCCGATGTTTTAAGAAGTATGAATGATGAACATAAGTTATTTATTGTAGTTGGTGGTGGAAAACCCGCTCGGGAATACATTGGAATTGCAAGGGATCTTGGAGTTTCTGAAGCAGCCTGTGATGATATAGGAATTGATGTTACACGATTGAATGCTAAGCTTTTAATTATGGCCCTTGAGGAAGATGCATATCCAAAAGTAGCTAAAAATTTCCATGAAGCAATGGAATTTTCAGTATCTGGTAAGATTGTAGTTATGGGTGGAACTGAACCTGCCCACAGTACAGACGCTGTCAGCAGTATCCTTGCAGAGTTTGTAAATGCTGATCTTTTGATAAACGCCACATCAGTGGATGGATTATACGATAAAGACCCAAATAAGAACAGCGATGCTAAAATGTTTGAAAAAATTACCCCTACAGAAATGATGTCTATTTTAAGCAGTAAAGAAACCAAAGCAGGTACTTATGAGTTTTTCGACAGCACTGCAATACAAATAATTAAACGATCAAAAATAAAGACCAGAATTGTAAATGGAAAACATGCTGAAAATATTCAAAAAGCAGTTTCCAGCGAAATAGGGACTACAATCATCCATGAATAA
- a CDS encoding DUF2116 family Zn-ribbon domain-containing protein translates to MTKPHKHCPVCGISIPPEERFCSPKCENTYAERARKVGKSRRIFYIALAVIIVVYLLYIFRGSIF, encoded by the coding sequence ATGACAAAACCACACAAACACTGTCCAGTATGCGGAATATCAATTCCGCCAGAAGAACGATTTTGCTCACCTAAATGCGAAAATACATATGCAGAAAGAGCTAGAAAAGTCGGCAAGTCAAGGAGAATATTTTACATAGCCCTTGCTGTAATTATTGTAGTTTATCTTTTGTACATCTTTAGAGGAAGCATATTCTAG
- a CDS encoding transcription initiation factor IIB — MKYDVSEIEKVETRCPECNSDKLINDHERGEIVCGACGLVIDDNLVDMGPEWRAFDHEQRDKRTRVGAPITYTIHDKGLSTMIDWRNKDIYGRDIPARNRAQWYRLRKWQRKIRISGATERNLAFALSELDRDSSRLGLPRSVREAASVVYRSAVENKLIRGRSIEGVVAASLYAACRRCNVPRTLDEIAEVSRVSKKEVGRTYRFLTRELNIKLPPTSPVDYVPRFASELSLSGEVQSKAIEIIEKAMEKGLTSGRGPTGVAAAALYIASVLLGERKTQRDVADIAGVTEVTIRNRYKELTEQLDMGVTL; from the coding sequence ATGAAATACGACGTTTCAGAAATTGAAAAGGTCGAAACAAGATGCCCGGAATGCAATTCTGACAAACTCATTAACGATCACGAACGCGGGGAAATAGTATGCGGTGCGTGTGGACTGGTTATCGATGATAATTTAGTTGATATGGGACCAGAATGGAGAGCATTTGACCATGAGCAGAGGGATAAAAGGACAAGGGTAGGTGCTCCAATAACTTATACCATTCACGATAAAGGTTTAAGTACCATGATCGATTGGAGGAATAAGGACATCTACGGTAGGGATATTCCTGCCAGGAACCGTGCTCAATGGTACCGTTTAAGGAAATGGCAGAGAAAGATAAGGATTTCTGGTGCCACAGAAAGGAACCTTGCATTTGCTTTAAGTGAACTTGATAGAGACTCTTCGAGACTGGGTTTACCTAGAAGTGTGAGAGAAGCAGCTTCAGTTGTTTACAGAAGCGCTGTTGAAAACAAACTCATAAGAGGACGAAGTATAGAAGGAGTCGTTGCAGCATCATTATATGCAGCATGCAGACGATGTAACGTTCCAAGGACTCTTGATGAGATTGCAGAAGTTTCTAGAGTAAGTAAAAAAGAAGTTGGAAGAACATACAGGTTCTTAACACGTGAACTTAACATAAAATTACCACCAACATCTCCAGTTGATTACGTACCAAGATTTGCAAGTGAGTTAAGCTTATCTGGTGAAGTACAATCCAAAGCTATTGAAATAATTGAAAAAGCTATGGAAAAAGGTCTTACATCGGGTAGAGGACCAACCGGAGTTGCAGCAGCAGCTTTATACATAGCATCTGTGCTTCTTGGTGAAAGAAAAACTCAAAGGGATGTTGCAGACATCGCAGGTGTAACTGAAGTAACCATCCGTAACAGATACAAAGAGCTTACAGAACAGCTTGATATGGGTGTAACTTTATAG
- a CDS encoding Gar1/Naf1 family protein, with product MKLSVDDKLKKLGIISHISNKGKIILRSDKTPGFGLPVFTEDKKRIGTVHDFFGPTKKPYISVKVYAKNTKNLEKRVGESLYISSKPIKKWGRKKRKKR from the coding sequence ATAAAATTATCGGTTGATGATAAACTGAAAAAATTAGGAATTATATCGCACATCTCCAACAAGGGCAAGATCATACTACGATCCGATAAAACGCCTGGTTTTGGACTACCTGTTTTTACTGAAGATAAAAAAAGAATTGGAACTGTTCACGATTTCTTTGGACCTACCAAAAAACCGTATATATCAGTCAAAGTCTACGCAAAAAACACTAAAAATCTTGAAAAGCGAGTTGGAGAGAGCTTGTATATATCATCAAAACCTATAAAAAAATGGGGGCGAAAAAAACGAAAGAAAAGATGA
- a CDS encoding UPF0104 family protein, whose translation MQNTTEFIKDHKLEIALSFAAGLFIIFLVSFFIGLDEILSVLDHTNLTIMLFTLVLELVMILMWAVRWKFILDILDKAPKFKQIILMLFSSIFGNNVTPGAAGGEPLRAYLLDKFEGIPFETGFASTTADRVFEFFPFVLVSILTIYLIFTLDAGFWLSLIIIILIIMVIIIFGLMIYVGYKKEVATRLVISIAKRIYPFAKKLTSKETSFSSIHDKLIGYIESFTTGFQGVLKDRKMFVVGILISFLMWGIDSLRFYLTFVAVGYHPPILPVVIIYTVAFVVSIIPNIPGSLGIREAVMIALFLPVGVSPDIVLAVSLLDRVVSYVIPTSIGALATFYYGKIYKEKKTSSKAQA comes from the coding sequence ATGCAGAACACCACAGAATTTATAAAGGATCATAAACTGGAAATTGCACTATCGTTTGCTGCGGGTTTATTCATCATATTCTTAGTATCTTTTTTTATAGGCTTAGATGAAATTTTAAGTGTTTTAGATCACACTAATTTAACGATAATGTTGTTTACGCTGGTTTTAGAACTTGTTATGATACTTATGTGGGCTGTAAGGTGGAAATTTATTTTAGATATTCTCGATAAGGCACCTAAATTTAAACAGATTATCTTAATGCTGTTTTCGAGCATTTTTGGGAACAATGTTACTCCCGGTGCAGCTGGAGGCGAACCATTACGTGCATATCTTCTTGATAAGTTTGAAGGTATTCCATTTGAAACTGGGTTTGCATCTACCACTGCAGATAGGGTTTTTGAATTTTTCCCATTTGTACTGGTCTCTATACTTACTATATATTTAATATTCACATTGGATGCCGGATTCTGGCTTAGTTTGATAATCATTATCCTGATTATAATGGTTATAATTATCTTTGGACTTATGATATATGTTGGTTATAAGAAAGAGGTCGCTACCAGATTGGTCATTTCTATTGCAAAGCGTATATATCCTTTTGCAAAGAAATTAACGTCTAAAGAGACATCTTTTAGCAGTATTCACGATAAACTGATAGGATATATCGAAAGCTTTACTACTGGTTTTCAGGGAGTACTTAAAGATCGTAAGATGTTTGTTGTAGGTATTTTAATCTCTTTTTTAATGTGGGGAATAGATAGTTTACGTTTTTATTTAACATTTGTGGCTGTAGGTTACCATCCTCCAATTTTACCGGTGGTAATTATTTATACCGTTGCATTTGTAGTTTCTATAATCCCGAATATACCAGGATCTCTTGGTATTCGTGAGGCTGTAATGATTGCCCTTTTCCTGCCGGTAGGTGTTTCTCCAGATATAGTCCTCGCAGTATCTTTGTTGGATCGTGTGGTAAGTTATGTTATTCCAACGTCTATTGGAGCCCTTGCAACGTTTTACTACGGTAAAATCTATAAAGAAAAAAAGACAAGTTCAAAAGCTCAAGCTTGA
- a CDS encoding RraA family protein, with protein sequence MKNKKKLSPESILELFSPKFSDSKLARLDLNTSQVSDALNKVTGNPGVLSGIKPLFDKTIVGRAVTASTMADDWGTSIKAIEAAKEGEILVIQVEGDDKAVWGELASKTAQERGIISTIIDGAVRDVGAVKRLKYPVFSKTIVPNAGSSKAEGKINIPITCGDVTVNPHDLIIGDECGVVVVPDDHLKDVIDETLRIKRNEAQIISKIEKGYSFSDILGLN encoded by the coding sequence ATGAAAAATAAGAAGAAGCTTTCACCTGAAAGCATCTTAGAATTATTTTCACCCAAATTTTCTGATTCTAAATTAGCCCGCTTGGATCTTAATACCTCTCAGGTTTCAGATGCTTTAAACAAAGTAACAGGTAATCCTGGAGTGCTTTCGGGAATTAAACCCTTATTTGATAAGACCATCGTTGGAAGGGCAGTAACTGCCAGTACAATGGCTGATGATTGGGGCACAAGTATTAAGGCTATTGAAGCGGCTAAAGAGGGGGAAATTCTTGTCATTCAGGTTGAAGGTGATGATAAAGCTGTATGGGGTGAATTAGCCTCAAAAACAGCGCAAGAGAGAGGAATAATAAGTACAATAATAGATGGGGCTGTAAGGGACGTTGGAGCAGTAAAAAGATTAAAATATCCCGTATTCTCAAAGACTATTGTTCCTAATGCTGGAAGCTCAAAAGCAGAAGGTAAAATTAATATTCCAATAACCTGTGGAGATGTAACTGTTAATCCTCATGATTTAATTATAGGAGATGAATGTGGGGTCGTAGTTGTACCCGATGATCATTTAAAAGACGTTATAGATGAAACATTACGTATTAAAAGAAATGAGGCTCAAATCATCTCAAAAATTGAAAAAGGCTATTCTTTTTCAGATATACTTGGATTAAATTAG
- a CDS encoding DUF211 domain-containing protein — MAKGLIRIVLDILKPHEPNIPYFAKYLSEIEGVDGVNVTLMEIDKETENVKVTMQGNDLNFEQISEAIKQYGGSIHSVDEVVAGKKLVEEVTTPQD; from the coding sequence TTGGCAAAAGGCCTAATAAGGATTGTTTTAGATATACTAAAACCTCATGAACCAAATATACCATATTTTGCAAAATATTTAAGTGAAATAGAAGGAGTAGATGGTGTAAATGTTACTTTAATGGAAATAGATAAAGAGACAGAGAACGTTAAAGTAACAATGCAGGGAAATGATTTAAATTTTGAACAAATAAGTGAAGCAATTAAGCAATATGGTGGTTCAATTCACAGTGTTGACGAGGTTGTTGCAGGTAAAAAACTTGTTGAAGAAGTTACAACACCTCAGGACTGA
- a CDS encoding toprim domain-containing protein: MPILIEGKKDEEALRELGITGNIIKVSGSGLKLFEIAEIAAKTSSKVIILTDFDKKGNILAKKLSEDIQSLGSHPDLNIRKNIIKITRRYIKDIESLPKHMKQLELEINPYGNYL; encoded by the coding sequence ATGCCAATTCTTATCGAGGGTAAGAAAGACGAAGAGGCTTTAAGAGAGTTAGGTATTACTGGTAATATCATCAAAGTTTCAGGTTCTGGTCTTAAACTCTTTGAAATTGCAGAAATAGCCGCCAAGACATCTTCAAAAGTCATTATACTGACAGATTTTGATAAAAAGGGAAATATACTTGCAAAAAAACTGTCAGAAGATATACAGAGCCTTGGCTCTCATCCTGATCTTAATATTAGAAAAAATATTATAAAAATCACGCGAAGATATATTAAAGATATAGAAAGTCTTCCAAAACATATGAAACAATTAGAATTAGAAATAAATCCTTATGGTAATTACCTATAA
- the dnaG gene encoding DNA primase DnaG, translating into MGKGEEISTTKYLIHAQINANGIVEKPDVVGAIFGQTEGLLSNDLDLRELQKTGRIGRIKVNINSRGGRSKGEIVIPSSLDRVETAILAASLETINRVGPCEAYIQVSKVEDVRAVKRRKVVDRAKELYKGMMEEVTPESLKMIEEVKEAMRIHEITEFGDERLPAGPNVSTSDAILVVEGRADVLNLLKYGVKNAIAVEGVSVPKTVAELTKNKTVTAFVDGDRGGELILKELLQVGEVDYVTRAPRGKEVEDLEKEEVMVALRDKVPVEQMYHDLGVKVEKIEEKEKDKAEDKITVLRNVLKDLEGSGNAEIFDDALNILKEVKVENLYDELKNIENNTYAVVFDGVISQRLIDIAKEKGLKHVVAVRMSDVVKKPSPIKVITR; encoded by the coding sequence ATGGGAAAAGGAGAAGAAATAAGTACAACTAAATACCTCATTCACGCTCAAATTAACGCTAACGGAATTGTAGAAAAGCCAGATGTCGTCGGTGCGATCTTTGGACAGACAGAAGGGCTTTTAAGCAATGACCTTGATTTAAGAGAATTACAAAAAACAGGACGTATAGGGAGAATTAAAGTCAACATCAATTCAAGGGGAGGGCGTTCAAAAGGAGAAATTGTAATCCCTTCAAGCCTCGACAGGGTTGAAACTGCAATTCTTGCAGCATCACTTGAAACCATTAATCGTGTAGGACCTTGTGAAGCTTATATACAGGTTTCTAAAGTTGAAGATGTAAGAGCGGTTAAAAGAAGGAAAGTTGTTGACAGAGCAAAAGAATTATACAAAGGCATGATGGAAGAAGTGACTCCCGAAAGCCTTAAAATGATAGAAGAAGTAAAAGAAGCCATGAGAATTCATGAAATAACTGAATTTGGTGATGAAAGGCTTCCTGCAGGACCTAATGTTTCCACTTCAGACGCTATCCTTGTAGTTGAAGGAAGAGCAGATGTCCTGAACCTCCTCAAATATGGAGTAAAAAATGCAATAGCAGTAGAAGGCGTAAGTGTACCTAAAACTGTTGCAGAATTAACTAAAAATAAAACTGTAACTGCATTTGTCGATGGAGACAGAGGCGGAGAACTTATACTAAAAGAATTATTACAAGTTGGTGAAGTAGATTACGTCACCAGAGCTCCAAGAGGAAAAGAAGTTGAAGATCTAGAAAAAGAGGAAGTAATGGTAGCTTTAAGGGACAAGGTACCTGTTGAACAGATGTATCATGATCTTGGAGTTAAAGTTGAAAAAATAGAAGAAAAAGAAAAAGATAAAGCTGAAGATAAAATTACTGTTCTTCGAAATGTATTAAAAGACCTGGAAGGTTCAGGTAATGCAGAGATCTTCGATGACGCTTTAAACATCTTAAAGGAAGTTAAAGTTGAAAATCTCTATGATGAACTTAAAAACATCGAAAATAATACATATGCAGTAGTATTTGACGGTGTTATAAGTCAGAGATTAATAGACATTGCAAAGGAAAAAGGACTTAAACACGTTGTAGCAGTCAGAATGAGTGACGTGGTTAAAAAACCAAGTCCAATTAAAGTTATAACAAGATAA
- a CDS encoding ATP-binding protein gives MYVNMKKEFLGDIETTKDILIPKDPLNRVIGHDDIIKFVKIAAKQRRNLLLVGPPGIGKSLIAQAISFHLTKPNEEITVVHNPERPERPFVELKTRKERENERIDLQKAEGDIVDPAEVPDAVAERLGFRCIHCGSFNSAYQSICPDCGGDKFSHINARRKHLGDLLGMFEMNSGPISIPQDRVTTTRVKNGKEEVVIYERIDGDQIKILDQHALEKRRELVDEKPKNVIVPLKRKLFIQATGASETELLGDVRHDPYGGHPDLGTQPYERVVPGAIHEAHEGVLFIDEIVHIARLQRYILSAMQDKVFPIIGRNPQSAGSSVKVENVPCDFIFVGACNIRDIQYILPPLRSRIQGEGYEILMKTTMPDTEENVAKLAQFVAQEIEMDGKIPHASKGAVNILIDEARKRAKVIDEQKDSLTLRLRDLGGVVKMAGDMAVMEGADLIIEKHMNFAVNNAISIEDQILKRYNSFENAIQKDLSSSQSMGNGKGYRPNESVDRSYM, from the coding sequence ATGTATGTTAACATGAAAAAAGAGTTTTTAGGAGATATAGAAACTACAAAAGACATTTTAATACCAAAAGACCCCTTAAATAGAGTTATCGGGCACGATGATATTATAAAATTTGTAAAAATTGCTGCAAAGCAGAGGAGAAATCTGCTGCTTGTGGGACCTCCAGGAATTGGAAAATCATTGATAGCCCAGGCAATTTCTTTTCATTTAACCAAACCTAATGAAGAAATAACCGTTGTACACAACCCTGAAAGACCTGAAAGGCCTTTTGTTGAACTAAAAACGCGAAAAGAACGGGAAAATGAAAGAATAGATCTACAAAAAGCAGAAGGAGATATTGTAGATCCTGCTGAAGTCCCAGATGCAGTTGCAGAAAGACTGGGGTTTAGATGCATCCACTGTGGAAGTTTCAACAGCGCTTATCAAAGCATATGCCCCGACTGCGGGGGAGACAAATTTTCACATATCAATGCCAGACGAAAACACTTGGGTGATCTCCTCGGAATGTTTGAGATGAACAGCGGCCCCATAAGCATACCCCAGGATAGAGTAACAACAACCAGAGTTAAAAATGGGAAAGAAGAAGTTGTAATCTATGAAAGAATTGATGGGGACCAAATTAAAATACTTGACCAGCACGCTCTTGAAAAACGGCGCGAACTTGTGGATGAAAAACCAAAAAATGTCATAGTTCCACTTAAAAGAAAATTATTTATCCAGGCAACGGGAGCAAGTGAAACTGAACTTTTAGGTGATGTCAGGCATGATCCTTATGGAGGACATCCAGATTTAGGAACGCAGCCCTATGAAAGAGTCGTACCTGGCGCTATCCATGAAGCCCATGAAGGCGTTCTTTTTATAGATGAAATAGTCCATATTGCAAGATTACAGCGTTATATATTAAGCGCTATGCAGGACAAAGTATTCCCAATTATAGGCAGGAATCCACAAAGTGCTGGAAGTTCAGTTAAAGTTGAAAATGTTCCATGCGACTTTATTTTTGTTGGAGCATGTAATATCAGAGATATACAGTACATCCTGCCACCATTACGTTCAAGAATACAGGGAGAAGGTTATGAGATCCTCATGAAGACAACAATGCCTGACACTGAAGAAAATGTTGCAAAACTTGCACAGTTTGTAGCTCAGGAAATTGAAATGGATGGTAAAATACCTCATGCATCAAAAGGGGCTGTTAACATCCTAATTGACGAAGCCAGGAAAAGGGCAAAAGTTATTGATGAGCAAAAAGATTCTTTAACTCTCAGATTAAGAGATCTTGGCGGTGTTGTTAAAATGGCAGGTGATATGGCTGTAATGGAAGGTGCAGATCTTATAATTGAAAAACATATGAACTTTGCCGTAAATAACGCTATTTCAATCGAAGATCAAATTCTTAAAAGGTATAATTCCTTTGAAAATGCTATTCAAAAAGATCTATCCAGTTCTCAGAGCATGGGAAATGGAAAAGGATACAGACCAAATGAAAGTGTAGACAGAAGCTATATGTAG